In Pseudomonas grandcourensis, the DNA window GTCAGCAAATGCGCGAGATCGGAGTTATGCACACCCTCGACGGTGAAACTGGCCAGCGCCACTTGCGGCTTGCCCAGCAGGCGAATACCGTTGCGCGCCTCCAGGCCCTTGAGCAGGCAGGCATGCAGCGCGGCTTCATGGGCGGACACGGCGTTCTGATCGAGCCCGGCGAGGTAATCCAGGGTCGCTCCCAGACCAATCACACTGGCAATCGGCGGCGTCCCGGCCTCGAAACCCAGCGGTGCCGGGCGAAAGCGTGCGTCGTGGTAATTGGCATCGAGCACCATTTCACCGCCGAACTGCCAGGGACGTAGCTGTTGTAGCGCTTCATTACGCCCGAACAGCACACCCAACCCGTCGGGACCGTAAAGCTTGTGGCTGGAGAACACATAAAAATCGCAGCCCAACGCTTGCACGTCGTGGCGGCCATGGACCACGCCCTGGGCGCCGTCGATCACGGTCAGGGCGTTGTGAGCCTTGGCCAGTGCCAGCAATTCAGGCAGCGGCTGCCATGCGCCAATCACGTTGGACAACTGGCTGACGGCCAACAGGCGTGTGCGCGAGCCGATCAGGCCGGCGGCGGCTTCGAGGTCGATCACGCCGTCGGCATCCAGCGGCAGAATCACCAGTTTCAACTCGCGACGGTGCGCCAGTTGCTGCCACGGCAGCAGGTTGGCGTGATGCTCCAGGGCGCTGATGACAATCTCGTCGCCCGGATTGAAAAGATGTTCCAGGCCATAGGCCAGGAGATTCAGCGCGGACGTCGCGCCGTGGGTAAAGATGATCTGCCCGCAATCGCCGGCATTGAGCCATTGCGCGACTTTGCGGCGGCTGTCCTCGAACGCCTGGGTGGCGTGGGCGCCGGGCAAATGCTGCGCCCGATGCACGTTGGCCGCGCCGTTGGCGTAGTAGTGTGCCAGGGCATCGAGCAGGGCTTGAGGTTTTTGCGTGGTGGCGGCGTTGTCCAGATAGGTCTGGTCTTGCCGTTGCAGGGCGGCGATGGCCGGAAAATCGGCACGCCAGGGAGAGAGAATCATCATGTGTTCAGCCCTGTGAACTTGGGCGGATGTACACCGGACCTTGTGGGAGCGAGCTTGCTCGCGATGGCGTCCGTAAGGCCGCCAAAAAGCATCGCGAGCAAGTCGAATCGTCGCACCGTCGCTCCCACAGGTGCCTGCGGCACTTAGTTGTGAGCGTGCAGCGCTTCGTTCAGTTCGATGGCCGATTTGTGGGTTTTGCATTCCACGGCACCGGTCTCCGAATTGCGACGGAACAGCAGGTCCGGCTGGCCGGCCAGTTCACGGGCCTTGACCACTTTGACCAGTTGATTGTTCTCGTCCAGCAGCGCGACTTTTGTGCCGGCGGTCACGTACAGGCCCGACTCGACGGTGTTGCGGTCGCCCAACGGGATACCGATACCGGCGTTGGCGCCGATCAGGCAGCCTTCGCCAACCTTGATCACGATGTTGCCGCCGCCCGACAGGGTGCCCATGGTCGAGCAGCCGCCGCCCAGGTCCGAACCCTTGCCGACGAATACGCCAGCGGATACGCGGCCTTCGATCATGCCCGGGCCTTCGGTGCCGGCGTTGAAGTTGATGAAACCTTCGTGCATCACAGTGGTGCCTTCGCCCACGTAAGCGCCCAGGCGCAGACGCGCAGCGTCAGCGATACGCACGCCGGCCGGAACCACGTAGTCGGTCATTTTCGGGAACTTGTCCACCGAGAACACTTCCAGCAACTCGCCGCGCAGGCGGGCTTCGAGTTGCAGTTCGGCCAGTTCGCTAAGGTCGACTGCGCCCTGGCTGGTCCAGGCCACGTTTGGCAGCAATGGGAAGATCCCGGCCAGGTTCAGGCCGTGTGGCTTGACCAGGCGATGGGACAGCAGGTGCAGCTTGAGGTAGGCCTCAGGGGTGGACGACAGCTGGGCGTCTTCAGCCAGCAAGGTGGCAACCAGCGGCTTGTGGCTCTCGGCCAGACGGGTCAGCAGGGCAGCCTGGGCAGCGTCGACGCTTTTCAGGGCTTCAGCCAGTTGCGAGGCCTGGGCGGTGCTGAACGCGATGGCCTGATTGCCTTCGGTGTAGCCCAGGATCGGTGCGATAGCGGCGAGGACTTCAGCCGATGGCTTGAGGACCGGGGCGGCGTAGAACACTTCCAGCCATGCGCCTTGACGGTTTTGAGTGCCGACGCCGAAGGCCAGGCTGAACAGGGTAGTGGACATGTGTATACCTCTAACAAAATTGAACGGGCTGCTTACTTGAGCGCGGCCGCGTAGATATCTGGCTTGAAGCCAATCAGGGTTCGGTCACCGAGATCGAGCACCGGGCGCTTGATCATCGAGGGTTGTGCGAGCATCAGTTCGATGGCTTTCGTCTGGTCGAGATCGGCTTTGCGTTCGTCGTCGAGCTTGCGAAAGGTCGTGCCTGCACGGTTCAACACCACTTCCCAGCCGTGCTCGTTGCACCATTGGGTCAGGTGTTCACGGTCGATACCGACCGCCTTGTAATCATGAAAGTCATAGCTGACAGCGTGTTCATCGAGCCAGGTGCGCGCCTTTTTCATGGTGTCGCAGGCTTTGATGCCGAAAAGGTGCAACGTTTTGCTTGAAACGGTCAAGGAATTGCCCCCTTTGCAGGTGCCGTAAATATTAAGGTGACGGATTATGCCATGTGCATTGAGTTAAAACGCAAAACCTGTGGGATTGGCGCGGTCCGGGTGCGATATAGGTGCAAGGGCCACCGGTAGTCTAAGCGGCTAATATGGCACTTCAAGGCGTCCGGGAACATGTCCGAATAGCGACATCAGTTGGAGGTGTTCAACGACTCCGCTGAAGCCCAGGCCCTGGCCTTTCAGATGGACTTGCTGGAACGGCGCTTGCGCTTGAAGGCGCTGCGGGCGCAGCGCCTGGAGTTGTACAGCCTCAGTTGTCATCACCAGATTGGTGATGACGTGTTGCGTGAGGTGTTGGGGGAGTTGGACTTGAGTGAGGCCAAGCTTGGCCAGGTGAAGTGAACCTGGCTCTTACCGACGCTGGATGAACGCACGAATACGTTCGGCAGCCTCGACACATTCTGCCAACGGCGCAACCAGCGCCAGGCGCACGCGCCCGGCCCCCGGGTTGACGCCATCGACGTCCCGCGACAGGTAAGAACCCGGCACCACGGTCACGTGCTCCTGCTCGAACAGATCGCGGCAGAACGCAGCGTCGTCACCGGCGACATTCGGCCACAGGTAGAAACTGCCATCCGGACGCTGTACGTCCAGCACCGGGCTGAGGATTTCCAGCACCGCATCGAACTTCTCGCGATACAGCGCACGGTTGGCGCGTACGTGTACTTCGTCATTCCACGCAGCGACGCTGGCCAGTTGGGTTTGAACCGGCATTGCACAGCCGTGGTAGGTGCGGTAGAGCAGGAAGCCCTTGAGGATGTCGGCGTCACCGGCCACAAAACCCGAACGCAGGCCCGGCAGGTTCGAACGCTTGGACAGGCTGTGGAACACCACGCAACGCTTGAAGTCCTTGCGACCCAGTTGCGCGCAGGCACTGAGCAGGCCTGGCGGTGGGGTTTGTTCGTCGAAGTACAGCTCGCTGTAGCACTCATCGGCGGCAATCACGAAGTCGTATTCGTCGGCCAGGGCGATCAGCTTTTTCAGGGTTTCCACTGGAATCAATGCGCCGGTCGGGTTGCCTGGCGAGCACAGGAACAGGATCTGGCAGCGTTTCCAGATGTCCGGCGACACGGCGTCGAAATCCGGGTTGAAACCGTTTTCGTCCAGGCATGGCAGGTAGTGCGGCTTGGCCCCGGCGAGGAATGCCGCGCCTTCGTAGATCTGATAGAACGGGTTCGGGCTGACCACCAGCGCGTCATCGCCACGGTTGACCACGGTCTGGGTGAAGGCGAACAGCGCTTCGCGAGTGCCGTTGACTGGCAGCACGTTGCGCGCCGGATCGATCCAGCCTTTTGGAACATCGAAACGACGCTCGCACCATGCCGCGATGGCTTCACGCAGCTCCGGGATACCGAGCGTGGTCGGGTACACGGCCATTTTTTCCAGATTGCTGGCCAGGGCCTCGGCGACAAAGCTTGGCGAACGGTGTTTCGGCTCGCCGATGGACAACGCGATCGGACGCTTGTCCGGGTTTGGCGTCACGCTGCCGAGCAGGGCGCGGAGTTTCTCGAACGGGTAGGGCTGGAGCTGGGACAGAGCGTTGTTCATGGTGGCCTCGTTCAATGTGGGAGCGGCGGTGCGGCGATCCGACTTGCTCGCGAAAGCGGTGTATCAGTGAAGTGTGTGTTGACTGACACACCGCTTTCGCGAGCAAGCCCGCTCCCACAGGGGAAAATTGTTTAGTTCAGATGCTGATGTGCGACAGTTTGATGTCAGGTTCCTGGTTGACGCTCAGTTGTTCGACGATCGCATCCTGCAGACGGCTGCACAGTAGCGGGTCGGACAACGGCTGATTGTTGGCGTCGGTGATGAAGAACACGTCTTCCACGCGCTCGCCGAGGGTGGCGATCTTGGCGTTCTGCAACGACAGGTCGAACTCCAGGAAGATCGTGCCAATCCGCGCCAGCAGGCCCGGGCGGTCGGGCGCCGTGAGTTCCAGCACCGTCACCGGGCGCTGGGCGTCGTTGTGGATCGTCACCTGTGGCGCAAATGCGAAATGCTTGAGCTGACGCGGCACCCGGCGCTGGATGATGGTCGGGTAGTCGTCCGGGTTGCGCAGGGCTTCGGTCAGGCCCTCGCGGATCTGTTTGACCCGCGCCGGGTTATCGCCAATCGAGTCGCCGTCGGTGTCGAGCACGATATAGGTGTCGAGGGTGAACTGGCTGCTGGAGGTAATGACCCGGGCGTCGTGAATGTTCAGGTTGAGCTGGTCCATCGCGGCCACGGTCACGGCAAAGAAGTCGTGCTGGTCCGGGGCATAGATGAAGATCTGCGTGCCACCTTCGAATTCGCGCTGGGTGGTTTCCTTGATCAGCACCAGTGGCCCGCCGTCGGCCGGTTGCTGGAGGATTGCGTCACTGTGCCAGGCGACATCGCCAGCGGTGTGGCGCAGGAAATAGTCATCACCCAGTTGCGCCCACAACTGCTCGACGTCGTCTGGGTCGGTGCCGCCGCGCACCAGGATATCCAGGGCGGCGCTCTGGGTCTGGCGGATCTGCTCTTCGCGATCCACCGGGTTCTCGAGGCCGCGACGCAGGGCACGCTTGGTCTCGGTGTAGAGCTGGCGCAGCAGGCTGGCGCGCCAGGAGTTCCACAGGGTCGGGTTGGTGGCGTTGATGTCGGAGACGGTCAGCACATACAGGTAGTCGAGGCGGGTTTCGTCGCCGACGATCTGGGCGAAATCATGGATCACCTGTGGGTCGGACAAGTCCTTGCGCTGGGCGGTGGTCGACATCACCAGGTGGTTTTGCACCAGCCACACGATCAGGCGGCTGTCCCACGTAGGCAGTTGATGACGCTGGCAAAAGGCCTCGGCGTCCACGGCACCGATGTCCGAGTGATCGCCGTGCCGGCCTTTGCCGATGTCGTGGTACAGGCCGGCCATGTAGATCAGCTCGGGCTTGGGCAGTTTGCCCATGGTTTTGCTGGCCAGCGGGAATTTTTCCGACACCTGGGTGTACTGCAACTTACGCAGGTGTTTGATCAGGTTCAGGGTGTGGGCGTCGACCGTATAGATGTGGAACAGGTCGTGTTGCATTTGCCCGACGATGAAACCGAATTCGGGCAGATAGCGCCCAAGGATGCCGTAACGGTTCATGCGCCGCAGATTGCGGTGGATGCCGATCTTGCATTTGAACAATTCGATAAACAGGCTGGTGTTGCGAATGTCGTTGCGGAAGTCGTCGTCGATCAGGTGGCGGTGTTCCCGCAGCAGGCGAATGGTGTCGGCGCGTACGCCCTTGATTTCCGGCTGCTGGGCCATCAGCACGAAGATTTCGAGCATGGCGAACGGGGTGCGGCGGAAAACGTTGTCGTTGCGTGCCTCGATGTAGCCGTCATGCAACTGGAAGCGCGAGTTGATCGGCTGCGGTGGTGATTCGTCTTCCGGTGCGAGGATAACTTCCTCGAAGTGCTGGATGATCAGGTCGCTGAGCTGGGCGATGCTCATGACCACCCGATAATACTGCTGCATGAAGTTTTCGATGGCTTGCTTGGCGTCGTCGCCTTTGAAACCCAGCAGCCCGGCAATGGTGCGCTGGTGATCGAACAGCAGGCGGTCTTCGGAGCGCCCGGCCAGCATGTGCAGGGCATAGCGAACCTTCCACAGGAACTCCTGGGAGGAGGCGAGCAGGGCGTTTTCACTCTCGACGAGGAATCCTTCCCCGGCCAGCGCCCGCAGGTTCAGGGTGCCGTACTCGCGACGGGCCACCCACAGAATCGTCTGGATATCCCGCAGGCCGCCGGGGGAGCCTTTGACGTTGGGTTCCAGGTTGTATTCGGTGTCGTTGTACTTGTGGTGGCGAGCCTTTTGTTCGGCACGCTTGGCCAAAAAGAAGTCCTTGCTCGGCCACATGTGCCCGGTGCCGGTGACGTCCAGCATGCGCTGGCGCAGATGCTCGGGGCCGGCGATGGTGCGGCTTTCCATCAGGTTGGTGACGACCGTCAGGTCGGCGCGGGCCTCGACGGCACATTCGTCGACCGAGCGAACACTCTGACCGACCTCCAGGCCGATGTCCCACAACAGCGTCAGAAAACGCTCGATGGAATCGCGGAAAACCTCGTGGTCGGCGCTGTCCAGCAGGATCAGCAAATCGATATCGGAGTAAGGGTGCAATTCGCCACGGCCGTAGCCGCCGACCGCGACCAGCGCGATGTCGGCGTCCTCGCTCCAACTGAACTGCTCCCAGGCCTTTTGCAGGATGTTGTCGACGAACCAGGCGCGATCCTCGATCAGCCGGCGAATGTCCCGGCCGTTGCGAAAGCGCGTATCGAGCACCTCGCGGGCCTGGCGGATCGCCTTCTTGAAGGCCGCGATCGGGCTTGCCTTCAGGGCCAGTTCAGCCTGGAACTGGCCGCGGTCGAAGAGTTCTGGATCCACCTGCGGCATCGATTGGCTTTCCTTTCTATAGGCGATGTACGGTAACGGGATCAGGCCGAAACGCGAGGGATGGTGTCATCGCCGCGCAGGGTGAAGATCTCGTAACCGGTTTCGGTCACCAGCAGGGTGTGTTCCCACTGTGCCGAGAGCTTGCGGTCCTTGGTGATCGCGGTCCAACCGTCGCCCAGAACCTTGGTGTCGGCGCGGCCCTGGTTGATCATCGGCTCGATGGTGAAGGTCATGCCAGCCTTGAGTTCCATGCCGGTGCCAGCGCGGCCGTAGTGCAGGATCTGCGGCTCTTCGTGGAACACCTTGCCGATACCGTGGCCGCAGAATTCGCGAACCACCGAGAAGCCATTCTTTTCCGCGTGCTTCTGGATGATTTCGCCGATGTCGCCCAGGCGGCAGCCGGGTTTGACGATCTCGATCGCCTTGTACATGCATTCCTGGGTCACTTGGGACAGGCGCTCGGCCCAGACCGGCACGCTGCCCACGTGGAACATGCGGCTGGTGTCGCCGTGGAAACCGTCCTTGATGACGGTGACGTCGATGTTCAGGGTGTCGCCATCCTTGAGCGGCTTGTCGTTCGGGATGCCGTGGCAGACCACATGGTTGATCGACGTGCAGATCGACTTCGGATAGCCCTTGTAGTTGAGCGGGGCAGGGATGGCTTTCTGCTCATTGACGATGTAGTCGTGGCAGATCTGGTTCAGTTGATCGGTGGTAACGCCCGGCTTGACGTATTCGGCAATCATTTCCAGCACATCGGCGGCCAGTTTGCCGGCGATACGCATTTTGGCGATATCCTCGGGGGTTTTGAGGGTGACGGTCATACAGGCTCTCTCTGCGCCAGGCGGCGCTTTCTAAACGGAAAGGGCATTGCGCGATCGAACTTCGCGGCCCTGAAAAATGCGATTCTACCAGACGATCAGCGCAAATCTGCGCCTGTGTGCATCGCTTCTCTCTATAGAATGGTGCATTCTTGGCTGATTCCAAGGTATGGAGCAAAGCGCTCGCCAGGATTTCAGAATCCGGGTTCCGTTTTGCCCTGTCTTGTGATATAAAATGCGCCGCTTTCCGGGGATGTCCCGTAAAGCCTAAATCCACACACGTGTCGACACGATGACCTGGGTGCCTTCAGTTGATGCTGCTGGTTGGTCATTGGGATACGTGGAGGCCAAACCCGACTTATTAAGGAACTATCATGTCCCAAGTCAACATGCGCGATATGCTGAAGGCCGGTGTGCACTTCGGTCACCAGACCCGTTACTGGAACCCGAAAATGGGCAAGTACATTTTCGGCGCGCGTAACAAGATCCACATCATCAACCTTGAAAAAACCCTGCCTATGTTCAACGAAGCTCTGACTTTCGTAGAGCGTCTGGCCCAGGGCAAAAACAAGATTCTGTTCGTCGGCACCAAGCGTTCCGCTGGCAAGATCGTTGCTGAAGAAGCAGCACGTTGCGGTTCGCCGTACGTCGATCACCGCTGGTTGGGCGGCATGCTGACCAACTTCAAAACCATCCGTGCTTCCATCAAGCGTCTGCGTGACCTTGAAGTTCAAGCCGAAGACGGTACTTTCGCCAAGCTGACCAAGAAAGAAGCGCTGATGCGCACTCGTGACCTGGAAAAGCTGGATCGTTCCCTGGGTGGTATCAAGGACATGGGCGGTCTGCCTGACGCTCTGTTCGTTATCGACGTTGATCACGAGCGCATCGCGATCACCGAAGCCAACAAGCTGGGCATCCCGGTTATCGGCGTAGTCGATACCAACAGCAGCCCGGAAGGCGTTGACTACATCATCCCAGGCAACGATGACGCAATCCGCGCTATCCAGCTGTACATGGGTTCGATGGCTGACGCTGTAATCCGTGGTCGCAACAACGTTGGCGGCGGCACCGTAGAGTTCGCAGCTGAAGAAACTCAGGCTGCAGCTGAGTAATTGACGCCCTGGCGTTGACTCAGTAAGCAAAAAGGGGGCTTGGCCCCCTTTTTGCCACCTCGAAAACCATTTGTCGGCGCCCACCGCTCTATCTGTAACGTGCGGCAGCTAACAAGGGTGGTTGGGGAAGAATTGATCGCCCGTTCGATCGGGTGGAATGGTTGAAAACCTATCCAAGAGGATTTTGAAATGGCAGAGATTACTGCAGCGTTGGTCAAAGAACTGCGCGAGCGTACTGGCGAAGGCATGATGGACTGCAAAAAGGCCTTGACCATGGCTGGCGGCGACATCGAGAAAGCCATTGATGACATGCGTGCTTCGGGCGCCATCAAGGCCGCCAAGAAAGCCGGCAACGTTGCCGCTGAAGGCGCTATCGCCATCAAGGCTGACGACAAGGTAGCAGTGCTGCTGGAAGTCAACTCGCAGACCGACTTCCTGGCCCTGCAAGACGACTTCAAGAACTTCGTTGCTGCCAGCGTAGAAAAAGCCTTCGACGAAAAACTGACCGACGCAGCTCCGCTGATCGCCGCTCAGGAATCGGCTCGTGAAGCACTGGTTGCCAAAGTAGGCGAGAACGTCAACATTCGTCGCCTGGTACGCGTAGAGGGCGACGTTGTCGGCACCTACCTGCACGGTAACAAGATCGGTGTTGCTGTTGTTCTCAAGGGCGGCGATGTTCAGCTGGCCAAAGAGATCGCCATGCACGTGGCGGCAAGCAACCCTGAGTTCCTGCTGCCATCGCAGGTTTCGCCAGAAGCCATCGAGCGCGAGAAGGGTGTTTTCCTGACCCTGAACGAAGACAAGATGAAAGGCAAGCCAGCTGAAATCGTCGAGAAGATGATCGCCGGCCGCATCACCAAGTTCCTGGCTGAAGCCAGCCTGGTCGAGCAAGCTTTCGTCATGAACCCGGAAATCACCGTAGGTGCCTTGGCCAAGAAAGCCGGCGCTGAAATCGTTTCCTTCACTTACTTCAAGGTAGGCGAAGGCATCGAGAAGCCAGTGGACAACTTCGCAGAAGAAGTTGCTGCCCAGCTGGCTGCCGCCAAGCAATAAGACGGTTTTTTAACTGTCGCCCAGAAGAGGCTGCCCGCTCACGCGCGCAGCCTCTTTTCAGATGGGGTATCAATTTTTATTTGGTTTCCCCTTGGAACTGGCTTACAAAGCCATGTTCCGATGGCGCTGAAGCAGCGCCAAGCTAGAGTGAGCGCCAGCTGTAAACAGCTCGCAAAGAATTTTTAAAATACGCCGCAGGAGAGATTCGCAATGGCTCAGCAGGGCAGTGGTTATCAGGCTCGCTATAAACGCATTCTACTCAAGCTTAGCGGCGAGGCCCTGATGGGCTCGGAAGAGTTCGGGATCGATCCGAAAGTTCTGGATCGCATGGCATTGGAAGTTGGCCAACTGGTCGGCATCGGTGTTCAGGTCGGTCTGGTTATCGGTGGTGGCAACCTGTTCCGCGGTGAAGCGCTGAGCAAGGCTGGCATGGATCGGGTCACAGGCGACCACATGGGCATGCTGGCCACTGTGATGAACGCCCTGGCCATGCGTGACGCCCTCGAGCGCGCCAACATCTCGGCCATCGTGATGTCCGCTATTTCCATGGTTGGCGTGACCGATCACTACGATCGTCGCAAGGCCATGCGTCACCTGAACTCCAAGGACGTGGTGATTTTCGCGGCCGGTACCGGCAACCCGTTCTTTACGACGGATTCGGCGGCCTGCCTGCGTGCAATCGAAATCGATGCCGATGTCGTGCTCAAGGCGACCAAGGTCGATGGTGTCTACACCGCTGACCCGTTCAAAGACCCGCATGCCGAGAAGTTCGATCATCTGACCTACGATGAAGTGCTGGATCGCAAGCTGGGTGTGATGGATCTGACGGCCATTTGCCTGTGCCGTGACCACAAGATGCCACTACGCGTATTTAACATGAACAAGCCCGGCGCCCTGCTGAACATCGTACATGGCGGCGCTGAAGGAACCCTGATCGAGGAAGGCCAACAATGATCAACGAAATCAAGAAAGACGCTAAAGAGCGCATGCAGAAGTCCGTGGAGTCCCTGTCCCACAACTTCGGTCGAATTCGTACCGGCCAGGCGCACCCAAGCATCCTGGAAGGCGTGATGGTGCCGTACTACGGCTCCGACACCCCGATCAAGCAAGTGGCCAACATCACCGTCAAGGACGCCCGTACCCTGCAAGTCGTAGCGTTTGAGCGCAACATGCTCGGTGCTGTCGACAAGGCAATCGGTAGCGCAGGTCTGAACCTGAACCCGACCAACCTTGGCGAGTTGCTGCTGATCAGCATGCCGGCGCTAACTGAAGAAACCCGTCGTGGTTTCACCAAGCAGGCTCGCGACGTTGCTGAGGACGCCCGTGTAGCGGTGCGTAACATCCGTCGTGATGCCAACAGCTCGCTGAAGGATCTGGTCAAGGAAAAGGAAATCAGCGAAGACGAAGAGCGTCGCGCCACTGGCGAGATCGACGATCTGACCAAGAAGTTCGTGGCTGAAATCGACGCGAAGCTGGCAGAGAAAGAAAAAGACCTGATGGCCGTATAAGGGTCGCGTTTTCATGGAAAAGACCAAGCAGTCTGCACCGTCCGCGGTGCCGCGCCATGTCGCGATCATCATGGATGGTAACAATCGCTGGGCGAAAAAACGCTTTATGCCGGGTGTCGCCGGGCATAAAGCGGGCGTGGATGCGGTACGTGCCGTCATTGAGGTTTGTGCCGAGGCCAAGGTCGAAGTACTGACCCTGTTCGCCTTTTCCAGCGAGAACTGGCAGCGTCCGGCCGATGAGGTCAGTGCTTTGATGGATCTGTTCTTCAAGGCGCTGCGTCGTGAGGCCAAGCGCCTCAACGACAACAACATCAGCTTGCGTATCATTGGCGATCGCTCGCGCTTTCATCCCGAGTTGCAGGCAGCCATGCGTGAAGCCGAGGCCATGACGGCTGGTGCCAATCGATTTGTCCTGCAAATCGCCGCCAATTACGGCGGTCAGTGGGATATCGCGCAAGCTGCGCAACGACTGGCACGAGAGGTCCAGGCC includes these proteins:
- a CDS encoding cysteine desulfurase; protein product: MMILSPWRADFPAIAALQRQDQTYLDNAATTQKPQALLDALAHYYANGAANVHRAQHLPGAHATQAFEDSRRKVAQWLNAGDCGQIIFTHGATSALNLLAYGLEHLFNPGDEIVISALEHHANLLPWQQLAHRRELKLVILPLDADGVIDLEAAAGLIGSRTRLLAVSQLSNVIGAWQPLPELLALAKAHNALTVIDGAQGVVHGRHDVQALGCDFYVFSSHKLYGPDGLGVLFGRNEALQQLRPWQFGGEMVLDANYHDARFRPAPLGFEAGTPPIASVIGLGATLDYLAGLDQNAVSAHEAALHACLLKGLEARNGIRLLGKPQVALASFTVEGVHNSDLAHLLTEQGIAVRAGHHCAMPLLKRFELAGAIRVSLALYNDSEDLERFFEALDQALELLR
- the dapD gene encoding 2,3,4,5-tetrahydropyridine-2,6-dicarboxylate N-succinyltransferase: MSTTLFSLAFGVGTQNRQGAWLEVFYAAPVLKPSAEVLAAIAPILGYTEGNQAIAFSTAQASQLAEALKSVDAAQAALLTRLAESHKPLVATLLAEDAQLSSTPEAYLKLHLLSHRLVKPHGLNLAGIFPLLPNVAWTSQGAVDLSELAELQLEARLRGELLEVFSVDKFPKMTDYVVPAGVRIADAARLRLGAYVGEGTTVMHEGFINFNAGTEGPGMIEGRVSAGVFVGKGSDLGGGCSTMGTLSGGGNIVIKVGEGCLIGANAGIGIPLGDRNTVESGLYVTAGTKVALLDENNQLVKVVKARELAGQPDLLFRRNSETGAVECKTHKSAIELNEALHAHN
- a CDS encoding arsenate reductase; this translates as MKKARTWLDEHAVSYDFHDYKAVGIDREHLTQWCNEHGWEVVLNRAGTTFRKLDDERKADLDQTKAIELMLAQPSMIKRPVLDLGDRTLIGFKPDIYAAALK
- the dapC gene encoding succinyldiaminopimelate transaminase, with product MNNALSQLQPYPFEKLRALLGSVTPNPDKRPIALSIGEPKHRSPSFVAEALASNLEKMAVYPTTLGIPELREAIAAWCERRFDVPKGWIDPARNVLPVNGTREALFAFTQTVVNRGDDALVVSPNPFYQIYEGAAFLAGAKPHYLPCLDENGFNPDFDAVSPDIWKRCQILFLCSPGNPTGALIPVETLKKLIALADEYDFVIAADECYSELYFDEQTPPPGLLSACAQLGRKDFKRCVVFHSLSKRSNLPGLRSGFVAGDADILKGFLLYRTYHGCAMPVQTQLASVAAWNDEVHVRANRALYREKFDAVLEILSPVLDVQRPDGSFYLWPNVAGDDAAFCRDLFEQEHVTVVPGSYLSRDVDGVNPGAGRVRLALVAPLAECVEAAERIRAFIQRR
- a CDS encoding [protein-PII] uridylyltransferase; this encodes MPQVDPELFDRGQFQAELALKASPIAAFKKAIRQAREVLDTRFRNGRDIRRLIEDRAWFVDNILQKAWEQFSWSEDADIALVAVGGYGRGELHPYSDIDLLILLDSADHEVFRDSIERFLTLLWDIGLEVGQSVRSVDECAVEARADLTVVTNLMESRTIAGPEHLRQRMLDVTGTGHMWPSKDFFLAKRAEQKARHHKYNDTEYNLEPNVKGSPGGLRDIQTILWVARREYGTLNLRALAGEGFLVESENALLASSQEFLWKVRYALHMLAGRSEDRLLFDHQRTIAGLLGFKGDDAKQAIENFMQQYYRVVMSIAQLSDLIIQHFEEVILAPEDESPPQPINSRFQLHDGYIEARNDNVFRRTPFAMLEIFVLMAQQPEIKGVRADTIRLLREHRHLIDDDFRNDIRNTSLFIELFKCKIGIHRNLRRMNRYGILGRYLPEFGFIVGQMQHDLFHIYTVDAHTLNLIKHLRKLQYTQVSEKFPLASKTMGKLPKPELIYMAGLYHDIGKGRHGDHSDIGAVDAEAFCQRHQLPTWDSRLIVWLVQNHLVMSTTAQRKDLSDPQVIHDFAQIVGDETRLDYLYVLTVSDINATNPTLWNSWRASLLRQLYTETKRALRRGLENPVDREEQIRQTQSAALDILVRGGTDPDDVEQLWAQLGDDYFLRHTAGDVAWHSDAILQQPADGGPLVLIKETTQREFEGGTQIFIYAPDQHDFFAVTVAAMDQLNLNIHDARVITSSSQFTLDTYIVLDTDGDSIGDNPARVKQIREGLTEALRNPDDYPTIIQRRVPRQLKHFAFAPQVTIHNDAQRPVTVLELTAPDRPGLLARIGTIFLEFDLSLQNAKIATLGERVEDVFFITDANNQPLSDPLLCSRLQDAIVEQLSVNQEPDIKLSHISI
- the map gene encoding type I methionyl aminopeptidase; this translates as MTVTLKTPEDIAKMRIAGKLAADVLEMIAEYVKPGVTTDQLNQICHDYIVNEQKAIPAPLNYKGYPKSICTSINHVVCHGIPNDKPLKDGDTLNIDVTVIKDGFHGDTSRMFHVGSVPVWAERLSQVTQECMYKAIEIVKPGCRLGDIGEIIQKHAEKNGFSVVREFCGHGIGKVFHEEPQILHYGRAGTGMELKAGMTFTIEPMINQGRADTKVLGDGWTAITKDRKLSAQWEHTLLVTETGYEIFTLRGDDTIPRVSA
- the rpsB gene encoding 30S ribosomal protein S2, with translation MSQVNMRDMLKAGVHFGHQTRYWNPKMGKYIFGARNKIHIINLEKTLPMFNEALTFVERLAQGKNKILFVGTKRSAGKIVAEEAARCGSPYVDHRWLGGMLTNFKTIRASIKRLRDLEVQAEDGTFAKLTKKEALMRTRDLEKLDRSLGGIKDMGGLPDALFVIDVDHERIAITEANKLGIPVIGVVDTNSSPEGVDYIIPGNDDAIRAIQLYMGSMADAVIRGRNNVGGGTVEFAAEETQAAAE
- the tsf gene encoding translation elongation factor Ts gives rise to the protein MAEITAALVKELRERTGEGMMDCKKALTMAGGDIEKAIDDMRASGAIKAAKKAGNVAAEGAIAIKADDKVAVLLEVNSQTDFLALQDDFKNFVAASVEKAFDEKLTDAAPLIAAQESAREALVAKVGENVNIRRLVRVEGDVVGTYLHGNKIGVAVVLKGGDVQLAKEIAMHVAASNPEFLLPSQVSPEAIEREKGVFLTLNEDKMKGKPAEIVEKMIAGRITKFLAEASLVEQAFVMNPEITVGALAKKAGAEIVSFTYFKVGEGIEKPVDNFAEEVAAQLAAAKQ
- the pyrH gene encoding UMP kinase, which codes for MAQQGSGYQARYKRILLKLSGEALMGSEEFGIDPKVLDRMALEVGQLVGIGVQVGLVIGGGNLFRGEALSKAGMDRVTGDHMGMLATVMNALAMRDALERANISAIVMSAISMVGVTDHYDRRKAMRHLNSKDVVIFAAGTGNPFFTTDSAACLRAIEIDADVVLKATKVDGVYTADPFKDPHAEKFDHLTYDEVLDRKLGVMDLTAICLCRDHKMPLRVFNMNKPGALLNIVHGGAEGTLIEEGQQ
- the frr gene encoding ribosome recycling factor, whose amino-acid sequence is MINEIKKDAKERMQKSVESLSHNFGRIRTGQAHPSILEGVMVPYYGSDTPIKQVANITVKDARTLQVVAFERNMLGAVDKAIGSAGLNLNPTNLGELLLISMPALTEETRRGFTKQARDVAEDARVAVRNIRRDANSSLKDLVKEKEISEDEERRATGEIDDLTKKFVAEIDAKLAEKEKDLMAV